One stretch of Paenibacillus sp. AN1007 DNA includes these proteins:
- the ylbJ gene encoding sporulation integral membrane protein YlbJ: MAVPQRILQIMITLALLIFCILMALYPAETWHAGVRGLSIWWDVLFPSLFPFLVLSELLLGFGIVHFLGTLLNPLMRPLFRVPGSGGFVFAVSCASGYPTGAKLTAQLWEQKLVTREEGERLVAFTTSSDPIFMIGAVSVGFFHNTSIAPILVASHYAAAFLVGVLMRFHGRGASPQPSESPTVQEEHHSRFLRAIYAMHEARQADGRTFGELLRHAVSSSLRLIIIVGGLVVFFSVIMELLVQTGSLGILYTLTEQGLHLAGLPPSLSHSLVGGLFEVTLGAKEAGAAALSTPLIFKVAAASFVLSWGGLSVHAQIMSVLSSTPMRYGPFLLARAIHAAAAPLIVMVLWPILIGGADSPAFLENTFLPSLSNYTIDWKFIVTAGITVFTCILFILLCLSLIGSHLISRRIKK, from the coding sequence ATGGCTGTTCCTCAGCGCATCCTGCAAATTATGATTACACTCGCTCTCCTGATCTTTTGTATCCTGATGGCTCTGTATCCCGCAGAGACCTGGCATGCAGGTGTGAGAGGACTATCGATCTGGTGGGATGTTTTATTTCCCTCCCTGTTTCCCTTTCTGGTGCTGTCCGAGCTGCTGCTTGGTTTTGGCATCGTGCATTTTCTGGGAACACTGCTTAATCCGCTTATGCGTCCTTTATTCCGTGTTCCCGGAAGCGGCGGCTTCGTTTTTGCAGTAAGCTGTGCATCCGGTTACCCCACCGGAGCCAAATTAACGGCACAATTATGGGAACAGAAATTGGTCACACGAGAAGAAGGAGAACGTCTAGTTGCTTTCACCACTTCATCTGATCCAATCTTTATGATCGGCGCAGTTTCAGTCGGTTTTTTTCATAATACCTCCATAGCCCCAATTCTTGTAGCTTCCCATTATGCTGCCGCTTTTCTTGTGGGTGTGCTGATGCGATTTCATGGGCGTGGCGCTTCACCCCAGCCTTCTGAGTCCCCTACTGTACAAGAAGAGCATCACAGCCGTTTCCTGCGCGCCATTTATGCAATGCATGAAGCAAGGCAGGCGGATGGACGGACATTTGGTGAACTGCTGCGGCACGCCGTATCCTCTTCCCTTCGACTTATTATTATCGTAGGAGGCCTTGTTGTATTCTTCTCTGTCATTATGGAATTATTGGTCCAAACCGGATCGCTTGGCATATTATACACACTGACCGAACAAGGTTTGCATCTCGCGGGTTTGCCGCCTTCCCTGTCACACAGCCTGGTAGGTGGTTTGTTTGAGGTAACTCTTGGAGCCAAGGAGGCTGGTGCCGCCGCCCTCTCCACACCTCTTATTTTCAAGGTTGCCGCCGCCTCCTTTGTACTTTCGTGGGGCGGACTCTCTGTTCATGCACAGATTATGAGCGTGTTAAGCAGTACGCCAATGCGATACGGACCATTTCTGCTGGCCCGAGCTATTCATGCTGCTGCTGCACCACTGATCGTCATGGTACTGTGGCCTATTCTAATAGGCGGTGCGGATTCACCTGCATTTTTAGAGAACACATTCCTGCCATCACTCTCTAATTACACAATAGACTGGAAATTCATCGTGACAGCTGGAATAACCGTGTTTACCTGTATCCTCTTCATCCTGCTGTGTCTCTCCTTGATCGGTTCACATCTGATCTCCAGACGGATCAAAAAATAG